A portion of the uncultured Draconibacterium sp. genome contains these proteins:
- a CDS encoding class I SAM-dependent RNA methyltransferase, producing MKEFKLIAKTFSGLEDVLAKEVKRIGGQNVRRGKRAVFYEGNLELIYKSNYLLRSALRILKEIEHFKFKNVDQFYLRCKSIKWQKYFNVDQNFVINSVVVNSRDFRNSMFASLKVKDAIADYFRENFGKRPNVDTDNPDIIINVHIFQDTCTLSIDSSGESLHKRGYRVKQGEAPLNEVLAAGMIYLSGWMGNSDFMDPMCGSGTLPIEAAMIAQNIPAAKFRKEFAFQLWNDFDPILWEKVTEPVEKREFRYTIYASDISGSNLLNAQTNARRALVFNKIQFKCSDFKDLQLDLNKATILTNPPYGERLRENDLDGLYSMIGERLKHQYSGNSAWILSSSLESLKFVGLKPSQKIDLFNGALKCKFNNYRLFEGKGK from the coding sequence TTGAAAGAATTTAAGTTAATCGCAAAGACCTTTTCCGGGTTGGAAGACGTTTTAGCAAAAGAAGTTAAGCGCATTGGTGGACAAAATGTGCGTCGTGGAAAACGTGCTGTTTTTTATGAAGGCAATCTGGAATTAATATATAAATCCAATTATCTTTTAAGAAGTGCATTGCGTATTTTAAAAGAGATCGAGCATTTCAAGTTTAAAAATGTTGATCAGTTTTATTTAAGATGTAAAAGTATAAAATGGCAAAAATATTTTAACGTCGATCAGAATTTTGTGATTAACAGTGTTGTTGTAAACTCACGCGATTTCAGAAATTCAATGTTTGCCTCTCTAAAAGTAAAGGATGCAATTGCAGATTATTTTCGCGAGAACTTTGGTAAACGTCCGAATGTTGATACTGACAATCCCGACATAATTATTAACGTACATATTTTTCAGGATACCTGTACCTTGTCGATCGACAGTTCAGGAGAATCGCTACACAAAAGAGGTTATCGGGTAAAACAAGGAGAAGCGCCATTAAATGAGGTACTCGCTGCAGGCATGATTTATCTGTCGGGTTGGATGGGTAACTCTGATTTTATGGATCCGATGTGTGGTTCGGGGACTTTACCTATTGAAGCTGCAATGATAGCACAGAATATACCTGCAGCAAAATTCAGAAAAGAGTTTGCCTTTCAACTTTGGAATGATTTTGATCCAATACTTTGGGAAAAAGTCACTGAACCTGTTGAAAAAAGAGAATTTAGATATACAATTTATGCGTCTGATATTTCGGGAAGTAACTTGTTGAATGCACAAACCAATGCACGACGTGCTCTGGTTTTTAATAAAATACAGTTTAAATGTAGTGATTTTAAAGATTTACAGCTTGATTTAAATAAAGCTACAATTTTAACAAATCCGCCTTATGGTGAAAGGTTGCGGGAAAATGACCTTGACGGACTTTATTCAATGATTGGAGAGCGTTTAAAGCACCAATACAGCGGAAACAGTGCCTGGATACTCAGCTCATCATTAGAAAGTTTGAAGTTTGTGGGATTAAAACCATCTCAAAAGATCGATTTATTTAATGGGGCCTTAAAATGTAAGTTTAATAATTACCGATTGTTTGAGGGAAAGGGAAAATAA